Proteins found in one Lutimonas zeaxanthinifaciens genomic segment:
- a CDS encoding UvrD-helicase domain-containing protein has protein sequence MIYPSTFKVYNASAGSGKTFTLVKEYLKIILSDPNVRSYQNILAITFTNKAATEMKDRILESLLEFSMMTEGHDDEGMISILVEETGLDSKVIQKRAKEKLQDILKNYASFHIKTIDSFTNKLIKSFAFDLNLTSDFEVELDADSILREAVDEVLSQIGIDKELTRLLIDFSREKTLEDKSWDVSRDLYEVSKLILNENHSKELDALKNKNISDFSDLSLKLRKSQKHHLGRLKQIGENALDLIDQRGIEHSDFYYSQLPKFFKKLLLKPVDKDFKAESSTSKNLEKGIYYTKNKPEAAKSAIDSIINDLIGLYWESLSVFREYKLNDMILKNLVPLAVIKTINQALEAIKINNNIRLNSEFNQLISDHLINEPAAFIYEKLGERFKFFFIDEMQDTSELQWNNLIPLVDNALSSEKTGLMLVGDAKQAIYRWRGGHAEQFINLSSEKDRTETNPFQIQKTLKNLDTNYRSHREIIQFNNGFFSHIGHHFEPEKYKSLYRIGNNQKTNSKEGGFVRLQFTEPLKNNDERNEVYPKLVYETIEELLTQFDASEICILVRKKKEGAAIAKFLTEKGVDIVSSETLMLKNNTAVNFIINMLQLFEDEDNEDAKFEILEFLYQHLGVKEDQHGFFTSMLKLNSKDLFKALEKYGVLFDKEDYNQYSILEGVEELIRSFRLTRESDSFLQFFMDFVFDYSQRKSQKNISFLAFWEEKKEKLNIVNSEDIKAVRIMTIHKSKGLEFPVVIYPYNMALYDDRDPKAWLDQLDKERFLGFDKILVNSGSAIRSIGEYGEEIYEKQQRERQLDSYNLLYVCLTRAVEQLYVISEIKSSKEGLRNSSELFMDYLEKEGIWKEEILCYEFGEMLRSGKHKSDSKEAEMQRDFISSSWKDHQIHIVTNSELLWDSQRGEAIGYGNLIHEIMEAVKTWEDVENALSKFVARGLLDLEKKEEMRHLIHTIICHPDLREYYKPGLKIMNEREILSESGEILIPDRLVFNEDEVVVIDYKTGQPNSSHKLQVENYASVLRKMNYKVKEKVIIYLDKEIKIIKS, from the coding sequence GTGATCTATCCTTCAACATTCAAAGTTTATAATGCCTCCGCCGGCAGCGGAAAAACCTTTACCCTGGTAAAGGAATATTTAAAGATTATATTGTCAGATCCTAATGTCAGGTCTTATCAGAATATACTTGCCATAACGTTTACCAATAAGGCGGCTACCGAAATGAAGGACAGAATTCTCGAAAGTCTTTTAGAATTTTCAATGATGACCGAGGGCCATGATGATGAGGGAATGATCTCTATTTTGGTCGAAGAGACCGGTCTTGATAGTAAAGTTATTCAAAAAAGAGCAAAGGAAAAACTTCAGGACATCCTAAAGAATTATGCTTCCTTCCATATTAAAACGATCGATAGCTTTACAAATAAACTCATAAAGTCTTTTGCCTTTGATTTGAATCTGACCTCAGATTTTGAAGTGGAACTGGATGCGGATTCAATTTTAAGAGAAGCAGTTGATGAAGTTTTATCTCAGATAGGTATAGATAAAGAGCTTACCAGATTGCTTATTGATTTTTCCAGAGAGAAAACCTTAGAAGATAAATCCTGGGATGTGAGTCGTGATCTTTATGAAGTTTCAAAGCTGATTTTAAACGAAAACCATTCAAAAGAACTCGACGCCCTGAAAAATAAAAATATCTCTGACTTTTCAGACCTGTCACTGAAGTTGAGAAAAAGTCAGAAACATCATTTAGGGCGCTTAAAGCAGATCGGTGAAAATGCACTTGATCTGATTGACCAGAGAGGGATTGAGCACTCGGATTTTTATTATTCACAATTACCTAAATTTTTTAAAAAACTACTCCTGAAGCCTGTTGACAAAGATTTTAAAGCCGAGAGCAGCACTTCAAAGAATCTTGAAAAGGGTATTTACTATACGAAGAACAAACCGGAAGCTGCAAAATCGGCCATAGACAGTATTATCAATGATCTTATCGGTTTGTACTGGGAGTCCTTATCGGTATTCAGGGAATACAAGTTGAATGATATGATCTTAAAGAACCTGGTTCCTCTTGCGGTGATCAAGACAATCAATCAGGCTTTGGAAGCTATCAAAATCAATAACAATATTCGTTTGAATTCTGAATTCAATCAGTTGATCAGTGATCACCTTATCAACGAACCAGCTGCTTTTATTTATGAAAAATTAGGTGAACGATTCAAGTTTTTTTTCATTGATGAAATGCAGGATACTTCTGAATTACAATGGAATAATCTCATTCCATTGGTCGACAATGCGCTAAGTTCAGAAAAAACCGGACTAATGTTGGTTGGAGACGCGAAACAAGCCATTTACAGATGGCGAGGAGGCCATGCCGAGCAATTTATCAATTTATCTTCAGAGAAAGACCGGACAGAAACGAATCCTTTTCAAATTCAAAAGACGTTGAAGAATCTTGATACGAACTACAGGAGTCATCGGGAAATAATCCAGTTTAACAACGGCTTTTTTAGCCATATTGGCCATCATTTTGAGCCGGAGAAGTACAAATCACTTTACAGAATAGGAAACAATCAGAAAACGAACAGTAAGGAAGGAGGATTTGTAAGACTGCAATTTACAGAACCACTGAAGAACAATGACGAAAGAAATGAGGTGTACCCGAAACTGGTATATGAAACAATAGAAGAACTTTTAACACAATTCGATGCCAGTGAGATTTGCATTCTGGTCAGAAAAAAAAAGGAGGGTGCAGCCATTGCCAAGTTTTTGACTGAAAAGGGGGTTGACATAGTCAGTTCAGAAACTTTGATGCTCAAGAATAATACAGCCGTAAATTTTATTATAAACATGCTTCAATTGTTTGAAGATGAAGATAATGAGGATGCTAAATTTGAAATTCTGGAGTTTCTTTATCAACACCTGGGTGTTAAAGAGGACCAGCATGGTTTTTTTACTAGTATGTTAAAATTGAATAGTAAAGATCTTTTTAAGGCCCTCGAGAAATACGGTGTTCTTTTTGACAAGGAGGACTACAATCAATACTCAATTTTAGAGGGAGTAGAAGAACTGATCCGGAGTTTTAGGCTGACAAGGGAATCAGATTCATTTTTACAGTTCTTTATGGACTTTGTTTTTGATTATTCACAGCGGAAATCCCAAAAGAATATTTCATTTTTAGCTTTCTGGGAGGAAAAAAAGGAAAAGCTCAATATTGTCAATTCTGAAGATATAAAGGCAGTCAGAATCATGACAATTCATAAATCCAAAGGCCTTGAATTTCCGGTTGTGATCTACCCCTATAATATGGCGCTTTATGACGACAGGGACCCAAAAGCCTGGTTGGACCAACTCGATAAAGAAAGGTTTTTAGGATTTGACAAAATACTTGTAAACTCAGGGTCTGCAATCAGGAGCATAGGAGAGTACGGAGAGGAGATCTATGAAAAACAACAAAGAGAAAGGCAGCTTGACAGTTATAATTTACTCTATGTTTGTCTGACAAGAGCTGTTGAACAGTTGTACGTGATCTCTGAAATAAAAAGTTCAAAAGAAGGGTTGCGAAACAGTTCCGAACTATTTATGGATTATCTGGAGAAAGAAGGAATATGGAAAGAGGAAATTTTGTGCTATGAATTCGGCGAAATGTTAAGATCTGGTAAACATAAATCTGATTCGAAAGAAGCTGAAATGCAAAGAGATTTTATCAGTAGCAGCTGGAAGGATCACCAGATCCATATAGTTACAAATTCGGAACTGCTTTGGGATTCACAACGAGGAGAAGCGATAGGATATGGAAATTTGATCCATGAAATTATGGAAGCTGTCAAAACATGGGAAGATGTTGAAAATGCTTTATCAAAATTTGTTGCCAGGGGGCTTTTGGACCTTGAAAAAAAGGAAGAAATGAGACATCTTATACATACGATAATTTGTCATCCCGATCTTAGGGAATACTACAAACCCGGGCTGAAAATTATGAATGAAAGAGAAATTTTATCAGAATCAGGAGAGATTTTGATTCCGGACAGATTAGTTTTTAATGAAGATGAGGTTGTTGTTATTGATTACAAAACAGGACAGCCTAATTCCAGTCATAAATTGCAGGTGGAGAATTATGCCTCGGTTTTGCGTAAAATGAATTACAAAGTTAAAGAGAAGGTTATCATTTATTTAGACAAGGAAATTAAAATTATAAAGAGTTAA
- a CDS encoding DtxR family transcriptional regulator, translating to MTYNPLTALLLFTGGVVLIYILFRPVKGWYWLLRNNWQSNEKTVIEDILKQLYRLESYGSETDVTALTNSLKFKDSTVIEAIHKMSVNELVKVEGDLIGLTKEGRQYALRIIRVHRLWEKYLAEKTGFDKSEWHDRAEEMEHVLSNEETDVLATQLGNPMYDPHGDPIPNTLGMLKEIDGVPLSSLEIESIGKIVHIEDEPDVIYKQILAEKIHIGSVLRVEEKNSERIVFYSEGEEFVLAPIVAANITVAELKKETVEEDTFRLSGLLEGEVAKITGMSKECRGENRRRLLDLGFVKGAEISIDLSSPMKNPIAYKIKGSSIALRKDQASKILIHKIES from the coding sequence ATGACTTATAATCCATTAACAGCTTTATTACTTTTTACAGGAGGTGTAGTATTAATTTACATCTTGTTCAGGCCTGTTAAAGGATGGTACTGGTTATTGAGAAATAACTGGCAATCAAATGAAAAAACCGTTATAGAGGATATTCTAAAACAACTCTACAGACTGGAAAGTTATGGTTCAGAAACAGATGTTACAGCGCTTACGAATTCCTTAAAATTTAAAGATAGTACTGTTATTGAGGCCATTCACAAAATGTCGGTCAATGAATTGGTCAAGGTGGAGGGAGATCTTATCGGACTTACCAAGGAAGGCAGACAATATGCCCTGCGAATCATCAGGGTTCACAGGTTGTGGGAAAAATACCTTGCAGAAAAGACAGGGTTTGACAAGTCTGAATGGCATGATCGGGCCGAAGAGATGGAACACGTTCTGAGTAACGAAGAAACAGATGTCCTTGCCACTCAATTAGGCAATCCGATGTATGATCCACATGGTGACCCGATACCAAATACACTGGGAATGCTTAAAGAAATTGATGGTGTTCCTCTCTCTTCACTTGAGATAGAAAGCATAGGAAAGATCGTGCATATAGAGGATGAGCCTGACGTTATCTATAAGCAGATACTGGCCGAAAAAATACATATTGGCTCGGTGCTTCGAGTTGAAGAAAAAAACAGTGAACGTATTGTATTTTATTCAGAAGGAGAAGAGTTTGTTTTAGCTCCTATTGTCGCTGCAAACATAACGGTTGCAGAATTGAAGAAAGAAACTGTTGAAGAAGATACCTTCAGGCTTTCAGGTTTACTTGAAGGAGAAGTCGCAAAAATTACTGGAATGTCCAAAGAGTGCAGAGGAGAGAACAGGAGAAGATTATTGGACCTTGGATTTGTTAAAGGGGCAGAGATAAGTATCGATTTAAGCAGTCCGATGAAGAATCCAATTGCCTATAAGATCAAAGGAAGCAGTATTGCACTGAGAAAGGACCAGGCATCTAAAATATTGATCCATAAAATTGAATCATGA
- a CDS encoding metal-dependent transcriptional regulator — protein MYSQAEENYLKTIYNLESRQGSEVSTNLIASKTNTKASSVTDMLKKLSAKNLVEYKKYQGVHLTELGRKSALKVIRKHRLWESFLVQKLNFKWDEVHDIAEQLEHVKSEVLIEKLDAFLKFPKLDPHGDPIPDAHGRTILNKTVVITEMKIGSSGVFVGVRDSSSEFLQYLNKKNLALGDRIKVIDIEPFDGSYHIETRTHRLVITSSVADNLCLKNVK, from the coding sequence ATGTATTCCCAGGCAGAAGAGAATTATTTAAAAACGATTTATAACTTAGAGAGCAGACAGGGTAGTGAGGTCAGTACGAATCTTATTGCAAGTAAAACCAACACCAAAGCCTCTTCGGTAACCGACATGTTAAAAAAACTGTCTGCAAAGAATCTTGTTGAATATAAAAAATACCAGGGGGTTCATCTAACCGAGTTGGGAAGAAAGAGCGCCTTAAAGGTCATTCGTAAGCATAGGTTATGGGAGTCATTTCTTGTGCAGAAACTCAATTTTAAATGGGATGAGGTGCATGATATTGCCGAGCAGCTTGAGCATGTCAAATCTGAAGTTTTGATCGAAAAATTGGACGCATTTTTAAAATTCCCAAAACTTGACCCACACGGAGACCCAATACCAGATGCTCATGGACGAACGATTTTGAACAAGACAGTAGTGATTACCGAAATGAAAATTGGTTCATCAGGGGTCTTTGTCGGAGTGCGTGATTCTTCATCCGAATTTTTGCAATACCTGAACAAGAAAAACCTGGCATTAGGTGATAGAATTAAAGTAATTGATATTGAGCCCTTTGATGGTTCTTATCACATTGAAACAAGAACCCACAGGTTGGTAATAACCAGTAGCGTGGCTGATAATCTTTGTTTGAAAAACGTTAAATAA
- the mfd gene encoding transcription-repair coupling factor, which yields MSKQHIAQLYADFDKVKELVARIQKDKTQIEINNLSGSSLSMVISSVYEAIGKPLLFICNDKEEAAYFLNDLEQLLDANKSQKKHDVLFYPGSYRRPYQIEDTDNANILLRAEVLNRINSQKKPALIVTYADALFEQVITKSELKRNTLKLNVGDSLSIDFIHDLLHEYKFNRVDFVIDPGDFAIRGGIIDVFSFSNDHPFRIEFFGDEIDSIRTFDIESQLSIDRLNKIDIMPNVENKFLEEKRQSFLNYISSKTVIFAKNNELNKHRLDKLFERAKEAFEKLEGEIKQSSPEELFCTGNLIEERLSEFNCVFIDQKGIQEKHEAINFNTIPQPAFNKQFELLIEKLNENTNKGFVNYLFCDNENQAKRFHDIFDDLETEVQYETVTTPLYQGFTDRDLKIVCYTDHQIFERYHKFRLKSGFAKKQSIQLKELTNLEIGDYVTHIDHGIGRFGGLHKIEVEGKKQEAIKLVYGERDVLYISIHALHKITKYNGKEGKAPKVHKLGSNTWKNLKQKTKTRVKHIAYNLIELYAKRKLQKGYAYKPDSYLQHELEASFIYEDTPDQLSATEAVKIDMEKDQPMDRLICGDVGFGKTEIAIRAAFKAVDNGKQVAILVPTTILAFQHAKTFRERLQDFPLRVDYLNRFRTAKQRKEVLAGLSDGSIDIIIGTHQLVSKNVSFKDLGLLVIDEEQKFGVAVKDKLKTLKENIDTLTLTATPIPRTLQFSLMAARDLSVIKTPPPNRHPIETNVIRFGEETIRDAIRYEILRGGQVFFIHNRIENIKEVAGLIQRLVPDAKIGIGHGQMEGRKLEQLMLQFINGDFDILVSTTIVESGLDVPNANTIFINNANNFGLSDLHQMRGRVGRSNKKAFCYLITPPYHMMTDDARKRIQALELHSDLGSGFYIAMKDLEIRGAGDLLGAEQSGFINDIGFETYQKILNEAIQELKENEFKELYHQDGEPTREYVKEVQIDSDFEILFPDDYINNIAERLSLYKELSELETEEELKSFEEKLVDRFGELPVEAVDLLNSVRLKWIGKQLGLERLIIKQKRMIGYFVSDQQSDFYQSEYFTRTLQYVQKNSTSCVMKEKETKKGLRLLITFIRIDSIEKALETLKSI from the coding sequence TTGAGTAAGCAGCACATTGCTCAACTATATGCCGATTTTGATAAGGTTAAAGAACTTGTAGCCCGAATTCAAAAGGATAAAACACAGATTGAAATCAACAATTTGTCGGGATCCTCTTTGTCTATGGTGATCTCATCAGTTTATGAGGCCATTGGAAAACCACTCCTGTTTATTTGTAACGATAAGGAAGAGGCCGCTTATTTTCTTAATGATCTGGAACAACTCCTCGATGCAAACAAGTCTCAAAAAAAGCACGATGTTCTTTTCTATCCAGGTTCCTACAGAAGACCCTATCAAATAGAAGATACCGATAATGCAAATATCCTTTTAAGGGCAGAAGTGCTAAACCGGATCAATTCTCAAAAAAAACCTGCACTGATCGTAACCTATGCTGATGCTCTTTTTGAGCAGGTCATCACTAAAAGTGAGTTGAAAAGGAATACCTTAAAATTAAATGTGGGCGATTCGCTTTCGATTGATTTTATTCACGATCTCTTACATGAATATAAGTTTAACCGAGTTGATTTTGTAATCGATCCTGGTGACTTTGCTATTCGTGGCGGCATTATCGATGTTTTTTCCTTTTCGAACGATCACCCATTCAGAATTGAATTTTTTGGGGATGAGATTGATAGTATAAGAACCTTTGACATCGAGTCTCAGCTTTCGATTGATCGTCTGAACAAAATAGACATCATGCCGAATGTTGAAAACAAGTTTCTTGAAGAAAAAAGGCAAAGTTTTTTAAACTATATTTCTTCAAAAACAGTGATTTTTGCCAAAAACAACGAGCTGAACAAACACAGGCTTGACAAACTGTTTGAAAGGGCAAAAGAAGCATTTGAGAAACTGGAAGGTGAAATAAAACAGAGCAGCCCGGAGGAACTGTTTTGTACGGGAAACCTGATCGAAGAACGGCTATCTGAATTTAACTGCGTGTTTATCGATCAAAAGGGTATTCAGGAAAAGCATGAGGCAATAAATTTTAATACCATTCCTCAACCGGCCTTTAATAAACAGTTTGAGCTGCTTATTGAAAAGCTTAATGAGAATACGAATAAGGGGTTTGTCAATTATCTGTTCTGTGATAATGAGAATCAAGCCAAAAGATTTCATGATATTTTTGATGATCTTGAGACCGAAGTTCAGTATGAGACGGTGACCACACCTTTGTATCAGGGATTCACAGACCGAGATTTAAAAATTGTCTGCTATACTGATCATCAAATCTTTGAGCGCTACCATAAATTCAGATTAAAAAGTGGTTTTGCCAAAAAGCAATCCATCCAGCTCAAAGAGCTGACCAACCTGGAAATCGGAGATTATGTTACGCATATTGATCATGGTATCGGACGATTTGGAGGACTTCACAAGATCGAAGTCGAAGGCAAGAAGCAGGAAGCCATCAAGCTCGTATACGGCGAAAGGGACGTTTTGTATATAAGTATACATGCACTGCATAAAATTACCAAATACAATGGTAAAGAAGGGAAAGCTCCCAAGGTGCATAAATTAGGGTCAAACACCTGGAAAAATTTAAAACAGAAGACAAAGACACGGGTTAAACACATTGCTTATAACCTGATTGAATTATACGCCAAAAGGAAACTTCAGAAAGGATATGCTTACAAACCGGATAGTTATTTACAGCATGAACTTGAAGCAAGTTTTATTTATGAAGACACGCCTGACCAGTTGAGTGCCACAGAGGCGGTAAAGATCGATATGGAAAAGGACCAGCCCATGGACAGACTGATCTGTGGAGATGTTGGTTTTGGCAAGACGGAAATCGCTATAAGGGCAGCTTTTAAGGCAGTCGACAACGGAAAGCAGGTTGCAATACTTGTACCCACCACCATACTCGCCTTTCAACATGCAAAAACCTTTAGAGAACGATTACAGGATTTTCCTTTACGTGTCGATTATCTGAATCGGTTCAGAACCGCAAAACAAAGAAAAGAAGTTCTTGCCGGATTGAGTGACGGCAGCATTGATATTATAATTGGCACCCATCAGTTGGTAAGTAAAAATGTCTCTTTTAAAGATCTCGGGCTGCTTGTTATTGATGAAGAACAGAAATTCGGTGTGGCCGTTAAGGACAAATTAAAAACGCTGAAAGAGAATATAGACACCTTGACCCTTACTGCAACGCCGATCCCAAGAACACTTCAATTTTCTCTTATGGCTGCCCGGGATCTATCTGTAATCAAAACACCCCCTCCTAACCGACACCCCATTGAAACAAATGTGATCCGGTTTGGAGAAGAAACGATTCGGGATGCGATTCGATACGAAATACTCAGAGGTGGACAGGTTTTCTTTATTCATAACCGAATAGAAAATATTAAGGAAGTGGCCGGGCTTATCCAGCGACTCGTACCAGACGCAAAAATTGGAATAGGCCACGGGCAGATGGAAGGCAGGAAACTGGAGCAGCTGATGCTTCAGTTTATCAATGGAGATTTCGATATTTTAGTGAGTACCACAATTGTCGAAAGCGGTCTTGATGTTCCCAATGCCAATACCATATTTATAAATAATGCCAACAATTTCGGACTGAGTGACCTTCATCAAATGAGGGGTCGTGTTGGGAGGTCGAACAAAAAAGCCTTTTGTTACCTCATCACCCCTCCCTACCATATGATGACTGATGATGCCCGCAAACGAATTCAGGCACTTGAATTACATTCGGATCTTGGAAGCGGTTTTTACATTGCGATGAAAGACCTCGAAATCAGAGGTGCAGGGGATCTTCTGGGTGCTGAGCAAAGCGGGTTTATAAATGATATTGGTTTTGAAACGTATCAGAAAATCCTCAATGAAGCTATTCAGGAACTGAAAGAAAATGAGTTCAAGGAGCTATACCATCAGGATGGTGAACCAACTCGTGAATATGTAAAAGAGGTTCAGATTGACTCTGATTTTGAAATTCTTTTCCCTGACGATTATATCAACAACATTGCGGAAAGACTGAGTTTGTACAAAGAGCTGAGTGAACTGGAAACCGAAGAAGAACTCAAGTCTTTTGAAGAAAAACTGGTTGACAGATTTGGTGAACTTCCTGTTGAGGCAGTAGACCTTTTGAATTCTGTCAGGCTTAAGTGGATTGGAAAACAACTTGGCCTTGAGCGTCTGATTATAAAACAAAAAAGAATGATCGGCTATTTCGTTTCTGATCAGCAAAGCGATTTTTATCAAAGTGAATATTTCACCAGGACCCTTCAGTATGTGCAGAAAAACAGCACTTCTTGCGTAATGAAAGAAAAAGAGACCAAGAAAGGCCTCCGGTTGTTAATTACCTTCATCCGAATAGACAGTATTGAAAAAGCATTAGAAACTCTAAAAAGCATTTAG